In one window of Anser cygnoides isolate HZ-2024a breed goose chromosome 3, Taihu_goose_T2T_genome, whole genome shotgun sequence DNA:
- the ACSS1 gene encoding acetyl-coenzyme A synthetase 2-like, mitochondrial isoform X2 translates to MLGYLRRSLGKIRELLDLTCRLANTLKKYGIRKGDKVAIYMSVSPMSVAAMLACARIGAIHTVVFAGFSAESLAGRIMDSGCKAVITYNQGVRGGRIIELKTTVDEAVKNCPSVKHVFVAQRTDNKVQMGDRDVPLEEEIAKAASVCTPESMDSEDMLFMLYTSGSTGKPKGIVHTQAGYLLYSALTHKYVFDYQQGDVFGCVADIGWITGHSYVVYGPLCNGGTTVLFESTPVYPDPGRYWEVVQRLKINQFYGAPTAIRLLLNYGDKWVKKYDRSSLKTLGSVGEPINNEAWQWFYHVVGEGRCTLVDTWWQTETGGICIAPRPSEEKAEIIPAMAMRPFFGIFPVLMDENGKVVKGNDVSGALCIAQPWPGMARTIYGDHQRFVDTYFKAYPGYYFTGDGAYRTKEGYYQITGRMDDVINISGHRLGTAEIEDAMADHPEVPETAVIGYPHEIKGEGAFAFIVLREQAADIDHVKEELKTIVATKIAKYAVPDHILVVKRLPKTRSGKIMRRLLRKVVNEQSSNMGDITTLDDPSVVTEILDAYQKYKKEKSSS, encoded by the exons GGAACTTCTGGATCTGACTTGCCGTCTTGCCAACACCCTGAAGAAATATGGGATACGGAAAGGGGACAAGGTTGCCATCTATATGTCCGTGTCTCCCATGTCCGTGGCAGCCATGCTGGCTTGCGCCAGGATTGGTGCCATTCACACCGTGGTCTTCGCTGGATTCAGCGCGGAGTCCTTAGCTGGGAGGATCATGGACT CTGGATGCAAAGCAGTTATCACCTACAACCAGGGAGTCAGGGGAGGCCGAATCATAGAGCTGAAGACGACGGTGGATGAAGCTGTGAAGAACTGTCCGAGCGTCAAACATGTATTTGTAGCTCAGAGGACAGATAACAAAGTCCAGATGGGTGACCGTGATGTGCCCCTTGAAGAA gagATAGCCAAGGCAGCTTCTGTATGCACTCCAGAGAGCATGGACAGTGAAGACATGCTTTTCATGCTGTATACCTCAGGCAGCACAGGAAAACCCAAAGGAATTGTTCACACCCAGGCTGGATATCTGCTGTATTCTGCTCTCACGCACAAG TATGTGTTTGACTACCAACAAGGCGATGTCTTCGGCTGCGTGGCTGACATTGGCTGGATCACAGGACATAGCTATGTTGTCTATGGACCACTCTGCAATGGAGGCACCACCGTGCTGTTCGAAAGCACTCCAGTGTACCCTGACCCAG GTCGTTACTGGGAAGTGGTACAAAGGTTGAAAATTAATCAGTTTTATGGAGCACCTACAGCTATACGCTTACTGCTGAATTACGGAGACAAGTGGGTGAAGAAATACGATAGATCATCCCTGAAGACCCTGGGATCAG TGGGAGAGCCCATCAACAACGAAGCGTGGCAGTGGTTCTACCACGTGGTGGGAGAAGGGCGCTGCACCCTCGTGGACACATGGTGGCAGACAG AAACCGGTGGCATCTGCATTGCCCCACGGCCTTCAGAGGAGAAAGCTGAGATCATTCCAGCTATGGCCATGAGACCCTTCTTTGGGATTTTCCCCGTGCTGATGGATGAGAAT GGAAAGGTTGTAAAAGGCAATGATGTGTCTGGTGCGCTCTGCATTGCCCAGCCATGGCCTGGCATGGCAAGAACAATCTACGGAGATCACCAGCGATTTGTTGATACCTATTTCAAAGCATATCCAG GTTACTATTTCACTGGGGATGGTGCTTACAGGACCAAGGAAGGCTACTACCAGATAACAGGGCGCATGGATGATGTCATTAACATCAGTGGACACAGGCTTGGGACGGCAGAGATAGAAGATGCAATG GCTGATCATCCTGAGGTCCCTGAGACGGCTGTGATTGGGTATCCACACGAAATCAAAGGAGAAG gtgCCTTTGCTTTCATAGTTCTAAGGGAGCAGGCAGCTGATATAGACCATGTCAAAGAAGAGCTCAAAACCATAGTAGCTACCAAGATAGCAAAGTATGCTGTGCCTGACCACATTCTG gtGGTGAAACGTCTTCCTAAAACCCGATCTGGGAAGATCATGAGAAGACTGCTGAGGAAAGTAGTCAATGAGCAGTCAAGTAACATGGGAGATATCACCACACTTGATGATCCAAGTGTTGTCACAGAGATACTGGATGCTtaccagaaatacaaaaaagagAAGAGTTCTTCATAG